One segment of Engraulis encrasicolus isolate BLACKSEA-1 chromosome 7, IST_EnEncr_1.0, whole genome shotgun sequence DNA contains the following:
- the stard13a gene encoding stAR-related lipid transfer protein 13 isoform X2 has product MTTKRKSSKLQLRRSISEQLRDSTSKAWDLLWRNVRERRLAEIEAKEECDWLRAAGFPQYAQLYEDSQFPIDLSAVKRDHDFLDKDLVEPLCRRLNTLNKCASMKLDISLPKKKSDDSDEDDLLAISNRWTFEWSSRRWSRVQDLDLLLGGQLQQRSLSEVGEDSGSGGGGGGGGGGGGGGGVGGLRATESRESMLTDMSETEVCSLNSEDSASSLLFQDSYSLAPSPHTPHHHHHHHARSSSHPPGEYPHYHSLPAKVGSSGGTGGGGGSRHGRTRAKDFLRRMETLRSWGSSLGRPERRSLVISGPVLQRESDALRTLRCVQIGNGDPIPLPAHGLYSTMPRLRHRTSSAAHGNGCRATEVTLGDEGVQSQLMESSTSSSSTAGGVDSVAAEEDSIAELQPKNRDSVLHKRGGVYLEGMDVLTVGPEADAADSLNNNTTASTDLNTSTYTDIDTDISTKANTTTTTSTTPDISTNTTPKTTTTTSTPKRSASQVRKNQFRSYDDLVVHVPKDHKPGTFPKALSIESLVPSDGDRVNWRAGDTQHRGGGGGGGGRTIRCCPHGSRISVYDNVPGSHLYASTGDLMDLEKEDLFPHLDDILQHVNGLQQIVDHWSRNVLPPDGEGMEEGHLDEGEEDDEEEEDEVDGGRGMKGVGSASQITLDFEGLATPSDGERDGMSLNDTDSTSTRERRDSGVGASLTRPRLRWPSFRISNRISQSGVSLQINSQSAGQLSLLQKFSLLRLTSIMERYSMSNKHGWTWSVPKFMKRMKSPEYKDKVVFGVPLIVHTQRHGQPLPLCIQLALRFLRGQCLDQVGLFRKSGVKSRILALRQMCESSPDAVDYEDQSAYDVADMVKQFFRDLPEPLLTSKMGETFLHIYQYVPKEQRLQAVQAAIMLMSDESREVLQTLLCFLSDVTSSVEENQMTPTNLAVCLAPSLFHLNIMKNDNLSPRSIQKKYATGRPDQKDLNENLAATQGLAHMITECNSLFQIPQEMVTQSRNSYMEAELLAPPLDELCKLQNQQQQQQQQQRRQQQQELQEEEEEEEEEEDMEEEEGSYHSQVERLTQSLLKEARESKSKAWVSRSSASGDNTELAFRKVEDGTPLRRWRVSVEVEAPPSVVLNRILRERHLWDSDLLQWKVLETLDKQTEVYQFALNSMAPHPSRDFVVLRSWRTDLPKGVCTLVSVSVDHDDSPPMGGVRGVVLEGQYLLEPCGAGKSKLTHICRVDLKGRSPEWYNKAFGHLCSAEVARIRNSFQTTEPEGPETKI; this is encoded by the exons AAATCGAGGCAAAGGAAGAATGCGATTGGTTGAGGGCGGCAGGGTTCCCGCAGTATGCCCAGCTGTATGAAG ATTCCCAGTTTCCCATCGACCTGTCGGCTGTCAAAAGGGACCACGACTTCTTGGACAAAGACCTGGTGGAGCCCCTGTGTCG GCGTCTCAACACGCTGAACAAGTGTGCCTCCATGAAACTGGATATCAGCCTCCCGAAGAAGAAA AGTGACGATTCGGATGAGGACGACCTGCTGGCCATCAGCAACCGATGGACGTTTGAGTGGAGCAGCCGTCGCTGGTCGCGCGTGCAGGACTTGGACCTCCTGTTGGGCGGGCAGCTGCAACAGCGCAGCCTGTCGGAGGTGGGGGAGGACAGCGggagcggtggtggtggaggtggaggaggaggaggaggaggaggaggaggtgttgggGGCCTGCGCGCCACGGAGAGCCGCGAGAGCATGCTGACGGACATGAGCGAGACCGAGGTGTGCTCGCTCAACAGCGAGGACTCGGCCTCCTCCCTCCTGTTCCAGGACTCTTACTCCCTGGCGCCTTCGCCGCAcacgccacaccaccaccaccaccaccacgcacgcTCCTCATCCCACCCACCGGGCGAATACCCGCATTACCACTCGCTTCCGGCGAAAGTCGGCAGCAGTGGTGGcaccggcggcggcggcgggAGTCGCCACGGCCGCACGCGCGCCAAGGACTTCCTGCGCCGCATGGAGACGCTGCGCTCGTGGGGCTCGTCGCTGGGCCGTCCCGAGCGGCGCTCGCTGGTCATCAGCGGGCCCGTGCTGCAGAGAGAGTCGGACGCCCTGCGGACGCTGCGCTGCGTGCAGATCGGTAACGGCGATCCGATTCCGTTGCCGGCGCACGGCCTCTACAGCACCATGCCGCGCCTCAGGCACCGGACATCGTCGGCGGCGCACGGCAACGGCTGCCGGGCCACAGAGGTGACCCTCGGGGACGAGGGGGTACAGAGCCAGCTGATGGAGAGCAGCACTAGCAGCAGTAGCACCGCCGGCGGTGTGGACAGTGTTGCTGCCGAGGAGGACTCGATAGCCGAGCTGCAGCCCAAAAACAGGGACTCCGTGCTGCACAAGCGTGGCGGTGTGTACCTGGAGGGGATGGACGTGCTTACGGTTGGACCCGAGGCTGACGCGGCAGACAGCCTGAACAACAACACCACGGCCAGCACGGACCTCAACACCAGCACTTACACTGACATTGACACAGACATAAGCACTAAagctaacaccaccaccaccaccagcaccacaccaGATATTAGTACCAACACCACCCCCaaaaccaccactaccactagtACACCCAAAAGGTCTGCCAGTCAGGTCCGTAAGAATCAATTCCGTTCCTATGACGACCTGGTGGTGCACGTGCCCAAAGACCACAAGCCAGGCACCTTCCCTAAAGCCCTGTCCATCGAGAGCCTAGTGCCCTCCGATGGAGACAGGGTGAACTGGCGGGCAGGTGACACGCAGCatcggggtggtggtggtggtggtggaggtcgcACCATCCGCTGTTGCCCTCACGGCAGTCGGATATCCGTCTACGACAACGTACCTGGCTCGCACCTGTACGCCAGCACAGGTGATCTGATGGACCTGGAGAAAGAGGACCTGTTTCCACACCTGGATGACATCTTGCAGCACGTCAACGGTCTGCAGCAGATCGTGGACCACTGGTCCCGAAACGTGCTGCCGCCCGACGGGGAAGGCATGGAGGAAGGTCACTTGGACGaaggagaagaggatgatgaggaggaggaggatgaggtggatgGAGGGCGTGGCATGAAAGGGGTTGGGTCTGCCAGTCAGATCACGCTGGACTTTGAGGGCCTGGCCACGCccagtgatggggagagagacgggatgtCACTGAACGATACGGACTCGACCAGCACGCGGGAGAGGAGGGACTCGGGGGTAGGAGCCTCACTCACCAGGCCAAG ACTAAGGTGGCCCAGCTTCAGGATATCGAACCGCATCAGCCAATCAGGAGTGTCCCTGCAGATCAACAGCCAATCAGCTGGCCAGCTGAGCCTGCTACAGAAGTTCTCCCTGTTACGCCTCACTTCCATCATGGAACGATATTCAATGTCCAACAAACATGGATGGACCTG GTCCGTGCCAAAGTTCATGAAGCGGATGAAGAGCCCGGAGTATAAGGATAAGGTGGTGTTCGGGGTGCCGCTGATCGTCCACACCCAGAGGCACGGCCAGCCCCTGCCCCTCTGCATCCAGCTGGCACTGCGCTTCCTCAGGGGACAGTGTCTGGACCAG GTGGGCCTGTTTCGTAAGTCGGGAGTAAAGTCTCGCATCCTGGCCCTGAGGCAGATGTGTGAGTCGTCTCCGGACGCAGTGGACTACGAGGACCAGTCTGCTTACGATGTGGCCGACATGGTGAAGCAGTTCTTCCGGGATCTGCCCGAGCCCCTGCTCACCAGCAAGATGGGAGAGACCTTCCTGCACATTTACCAGT acgtCCCTAAGGAGCAGCGGTTGCAGGCAGTGCAGGCTGCCATCATGCTGATGTCTGACGAGAGCCGCGAGGTGCTGCAGACGCTGCTGTGCTTCCTGAGTGATGTCACTTCCTCTGTGGAGGAGAACCAGATgactcccaccaacctggccgtCTGCCTGGCCCCTTCGCTCTTCCATCTCAACATCATGAAGAACGACAACCTCTCACCAAG gTCGATTCAGAAGAAGTATGCCACGGGTCGTCCGGACCAGAAGGACCTGAATGAGAACCTGGCCGCCACTCAGGGCCTGGCACACATGATCACGGAGTGCAACAGCCTCTTCCAG ATCCCACAGGAGATGGTGACCCAGTCCCGCAACTCCTACATGGAGGCTGAGCTTTTGGCGCCCCCTCTTGACGAGTTGTGTAAACTGCaaaatcagcagcagcagcagcagcagcaacagcggcggcagcagcagcaggagctacaggaggaggaggaggaggaggaggaagaggaggacatggaggaggaggaaggctccTACCACTCCCAGGTGGAGAGGCTGACCCAGAGCCTGCTGAAGGAGGCGCGGGAGTCCAAGTCCAAGGCCTGGGTGAGCCGCTCCAGCGCCAGCGGGGACAACACGGAGCTGGCCTTCAGGAAG GTTGAGGATGGGACTCCTCTGCGGCGATGGCGCGTGTCAGTGGAGGTGGAGGCCCCTCCCTCGGTGGTGTTGAACCGGATACTGCGAGAGCGCCACCTATGGGACAGCGACCTGCTGCAGTGGAAGGTGCTAGAGACGCTGGACAAGCAGACCGAGGTGTACCAGTTCGCCCTCAACAGCATGGCTCCTCACCCCAGCCGGGACTTTGTGGTTCTCAG GTCGTGGAGGACGGACTTGCCAAAGGGTGTGTGCACGCTGGTGTCCGTCTCGGTGGATCACGACGACAGCCCGCCCATGGGTGGCGTACGGGGCGTGGTGCTGGAGGGCCAGTACCTACTGGAGCCCTGTGGAGCAGGGAAATCCAAACTCACACACATCTGCAGAGTTGACCTCAA AGGGCGATCGCCAGAATGGTATAACAAGGCCTTTGGTCACCTCTGCTCTGCCGAAGTGGCACGGATTCGGAACTCCTTCCAGACGACGGAACCTGAGGGACCTGAAACAAAGATCTAG
- the stard13a gene encoding stAR-related lipid transfer protein 13 isoform X1 has protein sequence MTEVTDVFPEVFDDNDHDHEEDHDQELDLELDLALIDSECLGSMTQESQEIYLRLNQYRRRSGLRLARIIARQQLLKRIMQEIEAKEECDWLRAAGFPQYAQLYEDSQFPIDLSAVKRDHDFLDKDLVEPLCRRLNTLNKCASMKLDISLPKKKSDDSDEDDLLAISNRWTFEWSSRRWSRVQDLDLLLGGQLQQRSLSEVGEDSGSGGGGGGGGGGGGGGGVGGLRATESRESMLTDMSETEVCSLNSEDSASSLLFQDSYSLAPSPHTPHHHHHHHARSSSHPPGEYPHYHSLPAKVGSSGGTGGGGGSRHGRTRAKDFLRRMETLRSWGSSLGRPERRSLVISGPVLQRESDALRTLRCVQIGNGDPIPLPAHGLYSTMPRLRHRTSSAAHGNGCRATEVTLGDEGVQSQLMESSTSSSSTAGGVDSVAAEEDSIAELQPKNRDSVLHKRGGVYLEGMDVLTVGPEADAADSLNNNTTASTDLNTSTYTDIDTDISTKANTTTTTSTTPDISTNTTPKTTTTTSTPKRSASQVRKNQFRSYDDLVVHVPKDHKPGTFPKALSIESLVPSDGDRVNWRAGDTQHRGGGGGGGGRTIRCCPHGSRISVYDNVPGSHLYASTGDLMDLEKEDLFPHLDDILQHVNGLQQIVDHWSRNVLPPDGEGMEEGHLDEGEEDDEEEEDEVDGGRGMKGVGSASQITLDFEGLATPSDGERDGMSLNDTDSTSTRERRDSGVGASLTRPRLRWPSFRISNRISQSGVSLQINSQSAGQLSLLQKFSLLRLTSIMERYSMSNKHGWTWSVPKFMKRMKSPEYKDKVVFGVPLIVHTQRHGQPLPLCIQLALRFLRGQCLDQVGLFRKSGVKSRILALRQMCESSPDAVDYEDQSAYDVADMVKQFFRDLPEPLLTSKMGETFLHIYQYVPKEQRLQAVQAAIMLMSDESREVLQTLLCFLSDVTSSVEENQMTPTNLAVCLAPSLFHLNIMKNDNLSPRSIQKKYATGRPDQKDLNENLAATQGLAHMITECNSLFQIPQEMVTQSRNSYMEAELLAPPLDELCKLQNQQQQQQQQQRRQQQQELQEEEEEEEEEEDMEEEEGSYHSQVERLTQSLLKEARESKSKAWVSRSSASGDNTELAFRKVEDGTPLRRWRVSVEVEAPPSVVLNRILRERHLWDSDLLQWKVLETLDKQTEVYQFALNSMAPHPSRDFVVLRSWRTDLPKGVCTLVSVSVDHDDSPPMGGVRGVVLEGQYLLEPCGAGKSKLTHICRVDLKGRSPEWYNKAFGHLCSAEVARIRNSFQTTEPEGPETKI, from the exons AAATCGAGGCAAAGGAAGAATGCGATTGGTTGAGGGCGGCAGGGTTCCCGCAGTATGCCCAGCTGTATGAAG ATTCCCAGTTTCCCATCGACCTGTCGGCTGTCAAAAGGGACCACGACTTCTTGGACAAAGACCTGGTGGAGCCCCTGTGTCG GCGTCTCAACACGCTGAACAAGTGTGCCTCCATGAAACTGGATATCAGCCTCCCGAAGAAGAAA AGTGACGATTCGGATGAGGACGACCTGCTGGCCATCAGCAACCGATGGACGTTTGAGTGGAGCAGCCGTCGCTGGTCGCGCGTGCAGGACTTGGACCTCCTGTTGGGCGGGCAGCTGCAACAGCGCAGCCTGTCGGAGGTGGGGGAGGACAGCGggagcggtggtggtggaggtggaggaggaggaggaggaggaggaggaggtgttgggGGCCTGCGCGCCACGGAGAGCCGCGAGAGCATGCTGACGGACATGAGCGAGACCGAGGTGTGCTCGCTCAACAGCGAGGACTCGGCCTCCTCCCTCCTGTTCCAGGACTCTTACTCCCTGGCGCCTTCGCCGCAcacgccacaccaccaccaccaccaccacgcacgcTCCTCATCCCACCCACCGGGCGAATACCCGCATTACCACTCGCTTCCGGCGAAAGTCGGCAGCAGTGGTGGcaccggcggcggcggcgggAGTCGCCACGGCCGCACGCGCGCCAAGGACTTCCTGCGCCGCATGGAGACGCTGCGCTCGTGGGGCTCGTCGCTGGGCCGTCCCGAGCGGCGCTCGCTGGTCATCAGCGGGCCCGTGCTGCAGAGAGAGTCGGACGCCCTGCGGACGCTGCGCTGCGTGCAGATCGGTAACGGCGATCCGATTCCGTTGCCGGCGCACGGCCTCTACAGCACCATGCCGCGCCTCAGGCACCGGACATCGTCGGCGGCGCACGGCAACGGCTGCCGGGCCACAGAGGTGACCCTCGGGGACGAGGGGGTACAGAGCCAGCTGATGGAGAGCAGCACTAGCAGCAGTAGCACCGCCGGCGGTGTGGACAGTGTTGCTGCCGAGGAGGACTCGATAGCCGAGCTGCAGCCCAAAAACAGGGACTCCGTGCTGCACAAGCGTGGCGGTGTGTACCTGGAGGGGATGGACGTGCTTACGGTTGGACCCGAGGCTGACGCGGCAGACAGCCTGAACAACAACACCACGGCCAGCACGGACCTCAACACCAGCACTTACACTGACATTGACACAGACATAAGCACTAAagctaacaccaccaccaccaccagcaccacaccaGATATTAGTACCAACACCACCCCCaaaaccaccactaccactagtACACCCAAAAGGTCTGCCAGTCAGGTCCGTAAGAATCAATTCCGTTCCTATGACGACCTGGTGGTGCACGTGCCCAAAGACCACAAGCCAGGCACCTTCCCTAAAGCCCTGTCCATCGAGAGCCTAGTGCCCTCCGATGGAGACAGGGTGAACTGGCGGGCAGGTGACACGCAGCatcggggtggtggtggtggtggtggaggtcgcACCATCCGCTGTTGCCCTCACGGCAGTCGGATATCCGTCTACGACAACGTACCTGGCTCGCACCTGTACGCCAGCACAGGTGATCTGATGGACCTGGAGAAAGAGGACCTGTTTCCACACCTGGATGACATCTTGCAGCACGTCAACGGTCTGCAGCAGATCGTGGACCACTGGTCCCGAAACGTGCTGCCGCCCGACGGGGAAGGCATGGAGGAAGGTCACTTGGACGaaggagaagaggatgatgaggaggaggaggatgaggtggatgGAGGGCGTGGCATGAAAGGGGTTGGGTCTGCCAGTCAGATCACGCTGGACTTTGAGGGCCTGGCCACGCccagtgatggggagagagacgggatgtCACTGAACGATACGGACTCGACCAGCACGCGGGAGAGGAGGGACTCGGGGGTAGGAGCCTCACTCACCAGGCCAAG ACTAAGGTGGCCCAGCTTCAGGATATCGAACCGCATCAGCCAATCAGGAGTGTCCCTGCAGATCAACAGCCAATCAGCTGGCCAGCTGAGCCTGCTACAGAAGTTCTCCCTGTTACGCCTCACTTCCATCATGGAACGATATTCAATGTCCAACAAACATGGATGGACCTG GTCCGTGCCAAAGTTCATGAAGCGGATGAAGAGCCCGGAGTATAAGGATAAGGTGGTGTTCGGGGTGCCGCTGATCGTCCACACCCAGAGGCACGGCCAGCCCCTGCCCCTCTGCATCCAGCTGGCACTGCGCTTCCTCAGGGGACAGTGTCTGGACCAG GTGGGCCTGTTTCGTAAGTCGGGAGTAAAGTCTCGCATCCTGGCCCTGAGGCAGATGTGTGAGTCGTCTCCGGACGCAGTGGACTACGAGGACCAGTCTGCTTACGATGTGGCCGACATGGTGAAGCAGTTCTTCCGGGATCTGCCCGAGCCCCTGCTCACCAGCAAGATGGGAGAGACCTTCCTGCACATTTACCAGT acgtCCCTAAGGAGCAGCGGTTGCAGGCAGTGCAGGCTGCCATCATGCTGATGTCTGACGAGAGCCGCGAGGTGCTGCAGACGCTGCTGTGCTTCCTGAGTGATGTCACTTCCTCTGTGGAGGAGAACCAGATgactcccaccaacctggccgtCTGCCTGGCCCCTTCGCTCTTCCATCTCAACATCATGAAGAACGACAACCTCTCACCAAG gTCGATTCAGAAGAAGTATGCCACGGGTCGTCCGGACCAGAAGGACCTGAATGAGAACCTGGCCGCCACTCAGGGCCTGGCACACATGATCACGGAGTGCAACAGCCTCTTCCAG ATCCCACAGGAGATGGTGACCCAGTCCCGCAACTCCTACATGGAGGCTGAGCTTTTGGCGCCCCCTCTTGACGAGTTGTGTAAACTGCaaaatcagcagcagcagcagcagcagcaacagcggcggcagcagcagcaggagctacaggaggaggaggaggaggaggaggaagaggaggacatggaggaggaggaaggctccTACCACTCCCAGGTGGAGAGGCTGACCCAGAGCCTGCTGAAGGAGGCGCGGGAGTCCAAGTCCAAGGCCTGGGTGAGCCGCTCCAGCGCCAGCGGGGACAACACGGAGCTGGCCTTCAGGAAG GTTGAGGATGGGACTCCTCTGCGGCGATGGCGCGTGTCAGTGGAGGTGGAGGCCCCTCCCTCGGTGGTGTTGAACCGGATACTGCGAGAGCGCCACCTATGGGACAGCGACCTGCTGCAGTGGAAGGTGCTAGAGACGCTGGACAAGCAGACCGAGGTGTACCAGTTCGCCCTCAACAGCATGGCTCCTCACCCCAGCCGGGACTTTGTGGTTCTCAG GTCGTGGAGGACGGACTTGCCAAAGGGTGTGTGCACGCTGGTGTCCGTCTCGGTGGATCACGACGACAGCCCGCCCATGGGTGGCGTACGGGGCGTGGTGCTGGAGGGCCAGTACCTACTGGAGCCCTGTGGAGCAGGGAAATCCAAACTCACACACATCTGCAGAGTTGACCTCAA AGGGCGATCGCCAGAATGGTATAACAAGGCCTTTGGTCACCTCTGCTCTGCCGAAGTGGCACGGATTCGGAACTCCTTCCAGACGACGGAACCTGAGGGACCTGAAACAAAGATCTAG